The following are encoded together in the Streptomyces tsukubensis genome:
- a CDS encoding helix-turn-helix domain-containing protein, with protein sequence MTPAGERPLNEVQFLTVAEVASVMRVSKMTVYRLVHSGHLPAIRVGRSFRVPEQAVHEYLRESYVGVETA encoded by the coding sequence ATGACTCCTGCTGGCGAGAGGCCTCTGAACGAGGTGCAGTTCCTGACCGTGGCGGAGGTCGCCTCGGTGATGCGAGTATCGAAGATGACCGTGTACCGGCTGGTACACAGTGGTCATCTGCCCGCCATCCGGGTCGGAAGGTCTTTCCGAGTCCCGGAGCAGGCGGTTCACGAGTACCTTCGCGAGTCCTACGTGGGGGTGGAGACAGCCTGA
- a CDS encoding 30S ribosomal protein bS22: protein MGSVIKKRRKRMAKKKHRKLLKRTRVQRRNKK, encoded by the coding sequence GTGGGCTCTGTTATTAAGAAGCGGCGCAAGCGGATGGCTAAGAAGAAGCACCGCAAGCTGCTCAAGCGCACTCGCGTTCAGCGTCGCAACAAGAAGTAA
- a CDS encoding NAD-dependent epimerase/dehydratase family protein, which translates to MGKVVLVTGVAKQLGGRFVRRIQRHPEVDRVIAVDAVTPAHGLGDAEFVRADLRQPAIARVLAEHAVDTVVHMDVTGTVLAGGSRAGVKETNVIGTMQLLGACQKSATVRRLVVKSSTNVYGAAPRDPAVFSENTPPKSLPGGGFAKDAVEVEGYVRGFARRRPDVAVCVLRFANILGPSADSPLAEYFALPLLPTVFGYDPRLQFIHEDDVTEVLRLCAQDRGRSSVNSGTFNIAGDGVLLLSQCARRLGRPTVPMFLPAVTWVGSALRTVGVTDFSAEQIRLLTHGRVVSTARMRETLGFRPRYTTVETFTEYARARGQGLVPPTALARAIDRIAEGPRGRRAPGDGRRGPTQSAN; encoded by the coding sequence TTGGGCAAGGTCGTGCTCGTGACGGGGGTGGCCAAGCAGCTCGGTGGCCGCTTCGTACGGCGTATCCAGCGCCATCCCGAGGTCGACCGGGTGATCGCGGTCGACGCGGTGACTCCCGCGCACGGTCTCGGCGACGCCGAATTCGTGCGGGCCGACCTCAGACAGCCCGCGATCGCCCGGGTACTCGCCGAACACGCGGTCGACACGGTCGTCCACATGGATGTGACGGGCACGGTGCTGGCCGGGGGCAGCCGGGCCGGCGTCAAGGAGACCAACGTCATCGGCACCATGCAGCTGCTCGGTGCCTGCCAGAAGTCCGCGACGGTCCGCAGGCTCGTCGTGAAGTCGTCGACCAACGTGTACGGGGCCGCTCCCAGGGACCCCGCGGTCTTCAGCGAGAACACCCCGCCCAAATCGCTGCCGGGCGGCGGCTTCGCGAAGGACGCCGTCGAGGTCGAGGGCTATGTGCGGGGGTTCGCGCGGCGCAGGCCTGATGTGGCCGTCTGCGTGCTGCGGTTCGCCAACATCCTCGGGCCGAGCGCGGACTCGCCCCTCGCCGAGTACTTCGCGCTGCCGCTGCTGCCGACGGTCTTCGGCTACGACCCGAGACTCCAGTTCATCCACGAGGACGATGTGACCGAGGTGCTGCGGCTCTGCGCGCAGGACCGGGGACGGTCCTCCGTGAACAGCGGCACGTTCAACATCGCGGGCGACGGGGTGCTGCTGCTCTCGCAGTGCGCCCGCAGGCTCGGGCGGCCGACCGTGCCGATGTTCCTGCCCGCGGTGACCTGGGTCGGTTCCGCGCTGCGGACCGTAGGAGTCACGGACTTCTCGGCGGAACAGATCAGACTGCTCACCCACGGCAGGGTCGTCTCGACCGCGCGGATGCGGGAGACACTGGGCTTCCGGCCCAGGTACACCACCGTGGAGACCTTCACCGAGTACGCCCGCGCCCGCGGCCAGGGGCTGGTGCCGCCGACGGCGCTGGCGAGAGCCATCGACAGGATCGCCGAGGGAC